The Struthio camelus isolate bStrCam1 chromosome 5, bStrCam1.hap1, whole genome shotgun sequence genome has a segment encoding these proteins:
- the CD82 gene encoding CD82 antigen: protein MGSGCLKVTKYFLFLFNLLFLILGAVILGFGIWILADKTSFIAVLQTSSPSLKTGAYILIGVGAVTMLMGFLGCLGAVNEIRCLLGLYFTCLMVILITQVAAGLIIYFQKETLKEELSRIVGRLIETYDPLNEEEKNLEDAWDYVQRQIACCGWVGAEDWENNAVLINRSMTAYPCSCSNSSEDSKADSGFCNLNIPLNGTATFADWPVHQQGCMDGVQNWLKDNLGIVLGVCTGVAVIELLGMILSIALCKNIHSEDYTKVPKS, encoded by the exons ATCCTAGGTGCTGTGATCCTGGGTTTTGGAATATGGATTCTGGCCGACAAAACCAGTTTCATTGCAGTTCTAC AGACCTCATCTCCCTCCCTGAAGACTGGTGCATACATCCTCATTGGTGTTGGGGCTGTCACCATGCTGATGGGGTTCCTGGGCTGTCTTGGAGCAGTCAATGAAATTCGATGTCTCTTGGGTCTG TACTTCACCTGCCTGATGGTGATCCTTATAACTCAGGTGGCTGCTGGGCTGATCATCTACTTCCAGAAAGAAACG TTGAAAGAAGAGTTGTCCCGCATAGTTGGAAGGCTGATTGAAACTTATGACCCTTTGAACGAGGAGGAGAAGAACTTAGAGGATGCATGGGACTATGTCCAGAGACAG ATTGCCTGCTGTGGCTGGGTTGGAGCGGAGGACTGGGAAAACAATGCAGTTCTCATCAACAGAAGCATGACTGCCTATCCTTGCTCCTGCTCCAATAGTTCTGAGGACTCCAAGGCAGATAGTGGTTTCTGTAATCTAAATATCCCTTTAAACGGCACTGCAACGTTTGCTGACTGGCCTGTTCATCAGCAG GGATGCATGGATGGTGTCCAGAATTGGTTGAAGGACAACCTTGGTATCGTTCTTGGGGTCTGCACAGGTGTTGCTGTTATAGAG CTGCTGGGGATGATACTGTCCATTGCACTCTGCAAGAACATACACAGTGAAGACTACACCAAAGTGCCCAAGTCTTGA